CGAAGAGCTCGCTGCGCAGATCTGGCGTGACTACGAGGGCAAGGACGTGCTGCTCGTCGGTGTGCTCAAGGGCGCAATCCTCGTCATGGCCGACCTCATGCGAGCGCTGCCGGGCTCGGTGCCGATGGACTGGATGGCCGTCAGTTCCTACGGCTCGGGGACGAAGAGCTCCGGCGTCGTGCGCATCCTCAAGGATCTCGACGCCGACATCTCCGGCCGCCACGTCCTCATCGTCGAGGACATCATCGACTCCGGCCTGACGCTGAGCTGGATCCGCAGCAACCTCGAGTCGCGCAACCCCGCGTCGGTCGAGATCTGCACGCTGCTGCGCAAGCCGGAGGCTGCGAAGGTCGAGATCGACTGCAAGTACGTCGGATTCGACATCCCCAACTCCTTCGTCGTCGGCTACGGGCTCGACTTCGACGAGAAGTTCCGCAACCTGCGCGACATCGGCACGCTCGCGCCGCACGTGTACTCCTGATCGAGCGTCCTCGCGGCGCTGACGCCGGCGTCGCCACCGGCCGCGCCGGACGACGCACGGTTGCGCTGTGCGCGAACCCGCGGCGCAGCGGCGCGTTCAGTGGGTCACACTGTCCTATCGAGACGCATCTGCTGTCGTCGCGCGCAGGGAGCGGGAACATCGCCGCCGCGCCGCGCGTTGGCGGTTTGTTGACTGGCACTTCTTCGATGAGAGGGTCGGGGCTCGCCCCGCAAACAGATGAACGCTAAGAAAATCATGCGCACGCCGGGCCTGTACGTGGTCCTCGCGCTCGCCGTGGCGCTGCTGTTCTACATGTTCAGCAACATCGGCGGGTATTCGCGCATCGACACCTCGCAGGCCATTTCCCTCATCAACGCCGAAAAGGTCGAGAGTGCGAAGGTCACGCCCGACAGCGTCAGTCTGACGCTGAAGGACAAGCAGGACATCGGCAAGCTCAAGGACGTCAAGCGCGTCGAGGCCGACTACGTCGACGCGCGCGGCAAGCAGGTCGTCGACTCCCTGAGCGCGCACACGCCCCCGAAGGGATACACGGACGACCCGCAGCGTCAGGGCATCTTCGTCACCCTGCTGATGAACATCCTGCCGATCCTGCTGCTCGTCGGTCTGTTCTGGTTCCTCATGAGCCAGGCCCAGGGCGGCGGTTCGAAGGTCATGCAGTTCGGCAAGTCGAAGGCGAAGCTGCACAGCAAGGACATGCCGACGACGAAGTTCAGCGACGTCGCGGGCGCCGACGAGGCAGTCGAGGAACTCAAGGAGATCAAGGACTTCCTCGCCGACCCCGAGAAGTACGAGAAGATCGGCGCCAAGATCCCCAAGGGCGTGCTGCTGTACGGCCCGCCCGGCACGGGTAAGACGCTGCTCGCACGCGCCGTCGCCGGCGAGGCGAACGTGCCGTTCTACACGATCTCAGGTTCTGACTTCGTCGAGATGTTCGTCGGTGTTGGTGCGAGCCGTGTGCGTGACCTGTTCGCGCAGGCCAAGGAGAACAGCCCCGCCATCATCTTCGTCGACGAGATCGACGCCGTCGGCCGCCACCGCGGCGCCGGCCTGGGCGGAGGCCACGACGAGCGTGAGCAGACGCTCAACCAGCTCCTCGTCGAGATGGACGGCTTCGACGACCGCACGCGCGTCATCCTGATCGCGGCGACCAACCGCCCCGACATCCTCGATCCGGCACTGCTGCGTCCCGGCCGTTTCGACCGTCAGATCGCGGTGGAGGCGCCCGACATGGGCGGCCGCCACCACATCCTGCAGGTGCACGCCCAGGGCAAGCCGATGGCGAAGGACGTCGACCTCATGTCGGTCGCGCGCCGCACACCGGGCTTCTCCGGCGCCGAGCTCGAGAACGTGCTCAACGAGGCTGCGCTGCTCACCGCGCGCACCAACGGCACGATCATCACGAACGAGGCCCTCGACGAGGCGATCGACCGCGTCATGGCCGGCCCGCAGAAGAAGTCGCGCCCGATGAGCGCGAAGGAGCGCAAGGTCACCGCGTACCACGAGGGTGGCCACGCCCTCGTCGCCGCCGCGATGAACAACACCGACCCGGTCAGCAAGATCACGATCCTGCCGCGCGGGCGCGCGCTGGGCTACACGATGGTGCTGCCGACCGACGACAAGTACTCGACGACGCGCAACGAACTGCTCGACCAGCTCGCGTACGCCCTCGGCGGCCGTGTCGCCGAAGAGATGGTGTTCCACGACCCGAGCACCGGTGCGAGCAACGACATCGAGAAGGCCACCGACATCGCCCGCAAGATGGTGACGCAGTTCGGCATGAGCGAGAACGTCGGCGCCGTGCACCTCGGCAACTCCGGCGGCGAGGTCTTCCTCGGCCGCGACATGGGCGGCAACAACCGCGAGTACTCCGAGCAGGTCGCCGCGATGGTCGACATCGAGGTCCGCAAGCTCATCGAGGGCGCACACGACGAGGCCTGGCGCGCGCTCAACAACAACCGCGACATCCTCGACGCCCTCGTGCTCGAACTGCTCGAGAAGGAGACCCTCGACGCGCCGCGCCTGGCTGAGATCTTCTCCGCCGTGCGCAAGGAGCCGGTGCGTGAGGTGTGGCTCTCGAGCGAACAGCGCCACGTCAGCACGCGCGGCCCGGTCATGACGCCCGCCGAACAGCGCGCTATCGACCTCGGCAAGAACCCGCACGCCGACGAGCGTCCCGACGGCGAGATCAGCCTCTACCCGCCGCAGCCGCCGGCCGGCCCTGGCCTGCAGGGCCCCAGCGACGTCGGGCCTGGCCTGGGTGACTGAGCGCCGTGGCTGAGACGCACGACGTGGTCGGCGCCGAGGTCGACCTTGCGCGCCTCGAAGCGGCCGTCCGCGAGATCCTGCTCGCGGTCGGGGAGAACCCCGACCGCGAGGGGCTCGTCGAGACGCCCGCCCGCGTGGCACGCGCCTACGCGGAGATCTTCGCGGGCCTGCGACAGAACCCCGAGGACGTGCTCGTCAAGACGTTCGACGTCGACCACGAAGAGCTCATCCTCGTGCGCGACATCGAGGTCTACTCGACGTGTGAGCATCACCTGGTGCCGTTCCACGGCGTCGCGCACGTCGGGTACATCCCGTCCACGTCCGGCCGGGTGACGGGGCTGAGCAAGCTCGCGCGGCTCGTCGACGTGTTCGCGAAGCGCCCGCAGGTTCAGGAGCGGCTGACGACACAGATCGCCGACGCGCTCGTCGAACACCTCGACGCGCAGGGCGTCATCGTCGTCATCGAAGCCGAGCACCTGTGCATGTCGATGCGTGGCATCCGCAAGCCGGGCGCGCGCACGATCACCTCGGCCGTCCGCGGCCAACTGCGCAACCCCGCGACCCGCGCCGAGGCGATGAGCCTCGTCATGGGCAAGTGACGCACTCGTCGGAGGAACGCATGAGTGAGATGCGCACGGATCGTTCGTCTCCAGGTGATTCGAACGGCAATGCGCTCGACGGTTCGTCGCCGCGTGCGGATGGACCGGTGCGGCGTCCGCTCGTCATGGCAGTCGTCAACGTCACGCCCGACTCGTTCAGCGACGGCGGACGCTGGTTCGACGCGGCCGCCGCGGTCGAGCACGGCCTGCAGCTGGTGGCGCAGGGCGCCGACATCCTCGACGTCGGCGGCGAGTCGACCCGTCCGGGAGCCCAGCGTCCCAGCGCTGACGAGGAGGCCCGACGCGTCATCCCCGTCGTGCGTGAACTGGCCGCCGCGGGTGCGCGCGTGAGTGTCGACACGATGCGCGCGAGTGTCGCCGAGGCCGCCGTCGCTGCCGGAGCGGACATCATCAACGACGTCAGCGGCGCGCTCGCCGACCCAGCGATGCGCGACGTCGCCGCCGCGAGTGACGCGACGTTCGTCGCGATGCACTGGCGCGGGCACTCCGTCGACATGCAGCAGCACACCGCGTACGACGACATCGTCACGGATGTGTGTCGCGAGCTGGCCGAGTCCGTGGCCGCGCTGCGGGAGGCCGGCGTCCGCGACGGCAGGCTCGTCGTCGACCCCGGCTTCGGGTTCGCGAAGACGGCCGAGCAGAACTGGGAACTGCTCGCGCGCATGGGCGAGTTCGACGTCGACGGGCTGCCGGTGCTGTGGGGCACGTCGCGCAAGAGTTTTCTCGGCGTCGCAGGGCGGACGCCGCAGCTCATCGCGGACGGCGCGTCCGTCCCGCCCGCCGCGCGCGACGCCGCGACGGCGGCGACCAGCGTCCTCGCCGCACAGCACGACGCATGGGGGGTGCGCGTGCATGACGTCCCGTCGACGCTCGCAGCGCTCGACGTCGTCGCCACGGCGCGCAGGGCCGTGGCGCCTCGGTCGTCCGGGGAGCGAGTGAGCGGAGGTATGCCCCGATGAGTGACCGAATCACCCTCACCGGCCTCGCCGTGACGGCGTGCCATGGCGTGCTCGACTTCGAGAAGCGCATCCCCCAGCCGTTCGTGCTCGACATCAGCCTCGACGCCGACCTGGGCCCCGCGGGCCGCAGCGACGATCTCGAGGCGTCGCTGTCGTACGCCGACGTCGCCGCGCGCGCCGTCGAGGTGTGCTCCGGCGAGCCGGTCGATCTCATCGAGACGCTCGCCGAGCGCGTCGCCGACGCCTGCCTCGCGTGGGAGATCGTCGAGGCGGTCGACGTCACCGTCCACAAGCCGCACGCTCCCGCAGGTGTCGCGTTCACCCCGTCGACCGGGGTGTTGGCAGGCCCGTCGGTGAGCGTTCGCCGCGAGCAGCGCCGCCGCGTCGTCATCGCGATGGGCACGAACCTCGGACGGCGGGTCGCGACGTTGCGCGCGGCGCTCGACTCGCTGCGGGCGCTCGAGGGGTTCGAGGTGACCCAGGTGTCGCCCCTCGTCGAGACCGACCCCGTCGGGGGCGTCGCGCAGCCCGACTACCTCAACGCCGTCGTGGTCGGCGTCACCCGCCTCGCGCCGGGGCATCTCATCCGCGAGCTGCATCGCATCGAAGCCGATCACGGCCGCGTCCGCGGTGAGCGCTGGGGCGCGCGCACCCTCGACCTCGACGTCGTGACGCTCGGCGAGGCCGGTCGCGAGGACGAGATCGTGCTCGCCGACGAGCGCGACGGGGTGCAGGCCGGCGCGGCGGACGCGTCATGGTCGCCCCTCGCCCTGCCGCACCCGCGGGCTCATGAGCGCGCGTTCGTGCTCGTCCCGTGGGCCCAGGCGGCGCCGTGGATGGCGGTGCGCACCCCTGACGGCGTCCTGCCGCTGCTCGACGCCGTGCAGCGCGTCGATGCGTCCGGGGTGCGCCGCGGCCCGTCGTGGGACGACGACGACCACATCGACCTCGAGGAAGGCCTGACATGAAGCCCGTCCGACCGGTCACCGCCGTCGTCGCGGGGCTGCTCGTCGCGCTCATCAGCGGCGGCCTCCTGCAGCTGATGCGCAACAGTGGGCGCGCCGTGCCGCAGCACTCGTGGTGGGAGGTGCTCGTCGTCCTCGCGGCGTGCGGGCTGCTCGTCGCAGGCGGATGGCGCATCCGCGACGAGGTGCGCGCCCGCACGAAGGCGAAGAAGGAAGCGGACGCCGCGCGCCGCGCCGGGTCCGACGAGAGCGAGATCCGCGCGGCCGCCGCAGCCGTCGTCCAGGGGCGCGAGACGGTGGCGCCCGACACGGCCCGACGTATCGTCGTGCTCTCGCAGACGGCCGCCATCGGTGGCGGCATCCTCGCCGGATGGTATGCGGGGCAGGCCGTCACCCAGCTCGCGCGCCTCAGCGTGCCGTCCGTCCGTTCGGCCGTGCTGCTGCTCGGGGTGCTCGTCATCAGCTCTGTCGTGCTCAGCGTGCTGGGGTTCCTCGTGCAGCGCTGGTGCACGATTCCCGACGACGAACGCTGACGCGCAAGCCCGCTCCCTTGCAGGCTGGATCGGTGGACGGCTGCACGCGCCGACCGTGAACCGCGCAGGTGGTCAAGAGTTCGCGGCCGCTTCACAGCCGGCCGCATGACGATGGGGCCCGTTCGTGGTGAACGGGCCCCATCGTCATGCGGGGCGCGGGTGCTGAGGCCCGCCGGCTGGCGTCAGTTCTCTCGACGTCCGGCGAACGCCGCGCCACCGATGGCGACGACACCCGCCGCAGCGAGGCCGATGCCGGCGAGGTTCATCGAGTCGTGACCGACGTAGTCGGTCTCGACCTTCGGGCCCTGACCGCCGCCCGTCGTGTGCGACGGCGACGGCATCGCCGTGGAGCTGGCCGTGCTCGTGGACGGCGCCGTCGGGCTGGTGCTCGTCGTGGGGCTCGTCGACGTGGTGGTCGAGCTCGACGACGTCGGGCTGGTCGAGGTGGACGTCGACGTCGACGTGCTCGTCGACGGGGCAGCATTACCGACCTTGATCGTCGCGATCGTCGTGTTGGCGCCCGCTGCCGGTGCGCAGCTGATGTTGAGGATGAAGCCCGAATCCGTCGTCTGGTTCGAGGTGAAGCTGCCGGCCTTGACATCGACCGTGCCCGCCGCAGCCGGGGCCGTCTCTGCCTGGCCGGTGCCCTCCGCGTTCGTCACGACGCCGCCGCTCGCGGGCACCGAGACCTGGGGGATCGTCAGGTCGACAGAGCGGGCGGTGCCGCCGAACGTGTACGCCGCTGCCGCCGTACCCCTGATGGTCTTCACGCCGAGGCCACGCAGTTGGTCTGCGGCGTCCTTGCCCGTCGTCACCTTCGCCGTGATCTTCGGGGCGGGGATCGCCGCGCCCGGTGCCACATTGGTGGGCACAGCTGCGGTCATCGTCACGGTCCACGGGTCCGTGAAGGTTCGCTCGAGGCCCTGGTTCGTCAATTGGCACTTGTAGTTGATGGACGAGGTCGCAGCGGACGCAGTGCTCGCCGTGGTGGCCATGCCGATGAGGGCAGCTCCGCCGACGAGGCTGAGGGCGCCAACCGATGCAAGACCGCGGCGGGTGCGAGAGGCGGGGCGAACTGAGTGCTTGCTCATGGAAAACAACTCCTGAGGGTCGAAACAGGGGGTCGACGGGCGCAGGCCCTACCTGAGCGTAACCCCATGTGACGTGACACACATCGCTTTTGCAGCAGCCCACCTACGGAATCGTAGGTTTTCTCGGTGCGCGAGACGAGGGCCGCGCGATCCGGCGTGGCTCGGACGAACGATGGGGCGGTGTCGCTGCCTGGCGCTAAGGCCGGGCCCGTACCGTGCGCAAGGGCTGCATCTACTTGTCGATATCTGATTGATAAATGAGACCCACCTCGCTGCGCCAAGGCCGGCATGCTCCGCAAGCTCCGACGTCGGCCTCAGCTCCGCTCGGCGGGACTCATTTGTCTATGTCCCCGACCACAAAGAACATCGACCCCAGGATCGCCACCATGTCGGCCAAGAGTTGCCCCCTCATCACCTCGCCGAGGCACGCCATGTTGTTGAACGACGCCGAACGCAACTTCAACCGCCACGGCGTCTTCTCACCCCGCGACACGATGTAATACCCGTTGAAACCGAGCGGGTTCTCCGTCGCCACATACCCATCGCCCTCAGGCACCTTCAGCACCTTCGGCAACTTCACGTTCACCGGCCCCGGCGGCAAGCTCTGCAACACCTCGATGCAGGCGTCCGCGAGATCGAGCGACACATGCGTCTGATCGAGCAACACCTCGAGACGAGCCAGCGAATCACCCTCGGAGCGCGTGATGACGCGCCCCGGCCCGCCCGGAGCGAACAGCTCACCGTAGGCGAGATATGGGTCGTCGCGGCGCAGGTCGACGTCGACGCCCGACGCGCGCGCGATCGGCCCGGTGATGCCGTACTGCTCGACCATCTCGCGAGAGACGACGCCAACGCCCTTCGTCCGCGCATTCAAGATCGGATTGCCGACGATGAAGCTCTCGATCTCCGGCATGCGTGAACGCACGAGAGAAACGGCCGCCGCGGCGCGATCGAGCCACCCGGCCGGAATGTCGTCGCGCAGGCCGCCGACGCGGTTGAACATGTAATGCAGGCGGCCGCCCGCGATTTCCTCCATGACGCCCTGTAGCTCTTCGCGCTCACGGAACACGTAGAACATCGGCGTGATGGCGCCCAATTCGAGTGGATACGAACCGAGGAACATGAGGTGATTGAGCACGCGATTCAACTCGGAGAGCAGCGTCCGCGTCCACGTCGCGCGCTCAGGCACCTCCATGCCCAGCATCTTCTCGACGGCGAGGGCCACGCCGATCTCACTGCTGAACGCCGACAGCCAGTCGTGACGGTTCGCGAGCACGAGGATCTGACGGTAGTCGCGCACCTCGAACAACTTCTCGGCGCCGCGGTGCATGTACCCGACGATCGGCTCGCACTTCGTGATGCGCTCACCGTCGAGCGTGATGCGTAGGCGCAGCACGCCATGCGTCGCCGGATGCTGCGGGCCGATGTTGAGCACCATGTCCGACGTCGCGAGCCCACCCGCGCCCATGCCGACGGTGAGTTCACGCGGGGACGACGCAGGAGACGACATGCCCCCAGTTTGCCAAACGCGACGACGCCCGCCGCGGCGCCGCGCCCTGATGGAGTGGGGCACGTGGGCGGCGAGGCGTGACGACGTGGCAGACGACGACGTGGCGAGGTGACCTGGGGGCCGTGGTGGCCGAGTTGCGGCTGAGGACTGACGTTGCGAGTAGCGCCGGGGCCATCACGGCGCGGGCGTGCGCCACGCGCCGGTATATCGGGGTGGTGGGGAGCCTCGGGCGCGCGCGTGCGGTGCGGTGCGCGAACGTCGGGTGGGGGCTGAAACTCCACCATGCGGGCTTTCGGCTCTCAGCGCGGTCCTTCAGGGCTGTGATCCCGCATGGCGGCGTTTCGGCTCCGAGGTGCGCAACCCCGGTGGGTTGCGCACCTCGTGTCGATGCCGGGCCGAGGCGACAGCGTCGTGGCGGCCGTAGGCCCTCAGCGGCTCAGCGCGTGACGCACTCTTCGTCGCGCGTGGGGCGGACTTCGTCGAGCCAGCGTTCGATCTCGGCGTCGTGCTCGGCCGCGACGACGGGGCCGAAGCTCTCCGCGTGACGCGACTCGTCGAGACGCACGAGCACGACACCGCCGACGATGAACGCGCCGCCGAAGACCTGGACGAGCGTCGGAGCCTCGCCGACGAACATCCACGCGAAGGCGACGGCGAACAGCACCTCGAGCAGCGAGATGAACGACGCGACCGTCGTGCCGAGGGCGCGGGCGGCGTAGATGCCCGTCGCGTAGGCGAGGGCCGCAGCGATGAGCGCGAGGCCGAGCACCGGCACCCAGAACGGCATCTGCGAACCGGCGAACGTGACGTCGGCGGTGCTGACCGAGACCGGCTGCACGCCGAGTGCGCACATCGCGAGCAGGATGACGGCGCCGACGCTCATGCCGCCACCGGCGAGTGCGATCGGGGGCAGCTCCGACTCCTCGTCGCCCGCGATGACGAAGTACACCGTCAGGCACAGCGCGGCGCCCAGCGCCCACGCGATGCCGATGGGGTCGACGCTGAAACCGTTGAACACGTCGAGCACGAACAGCAGCCCGACGATGGCCGCAGCCGTCCCGGCGATCGTCAAGCGCCGCGGCGTGCGGCCGTAGCGCGCCCACGCCCAGCCGACGAGCAGCATCGGCGCGAGGTACTCGATGAGCAGTGCGACACCGACGCTGACGTGCGTGACGGCGTTGAAGTAGAACAGCTGGCAGCCGGCGACGCCGAAGATGCCGTAGAGCACGATCGGCTTGATGTTGTCGCGCAGCACGTGCCAGCGCCCACTCAGCGCCATCGCGGTCGGGATGGCGAGCGCGAGCGCTGCGATGCTGATGCGGGCCGCGACGGCCGTGACGGGCGTCCACCCGGAGCCGAGCAGTGCCTTCGCGAACGAACCGGACGTGCCGAACGCCGCACACGAGACAATGGCGATGATGAGGCCCATGCTCGTGTGGGACATCGCGCCGGATCGGCCCGCGCGCCTGCGGGTGGCGACGGGGATGGGCTCGATGTCGTGTGCGATCTGGCTGGGAGCCATGGGGGAACACCTCCAACTCTCGTGTAAGTGGTCAAAACCAGGAACACCGGTTACGTTAGACCTGGAAGAGGTCAGGAGTCAAAATGCCCTTTGGTCATGACACGGAGGACGGTCTGCTGTCCGTCGCCGCGCTCGTCAACACCGCCACGCCCGACGACACCCTCACCGAGATCGCCGACCTCGACGCCTTCGTCGAGTCCTGGGGGTACACCGGCACGCACGAGCGCACGCACGCCGAACTCGACGAGGTGCGCGCCCTGCGCCCCCGATTCCTCGAGGCGTGGTCACTGTCGCGCGACGAACTCGTCGCGTTCGTCAACGAGGTGATGCTGCAGTACCGTGCCCTGCCGCAACTCGTGCGTCACGACGAGTGGGATTACCACCTGCACGCGACGCCGTCCGACGCGCCACTGGCGAGCCGCATGGCGGTCGACGCCGTCATGGCGTTCGTCGACGTCATCCGCGCCGACGAACTCGACCGCCTGAAGATGTGCGCCGGTGACTGCGGGGGAGTGCTCGTCGACCTGTCGAAGAACCGCTCCCGCCGCTACTGCGATCGCGGGTGCGGAAACCGCGCCAACGTCGCCGCCTATCGCGCGCGCAAGGCGGCCGAATCGGTGTCCTGACGCTCGGCTCCGTTCGACTCCCCCTCGCCGGACGCGGCCAGGTGGCGCGTCTCGAGGCTGATCGTGCCAGGCGGGGGCGACAACCCGGCACGACGGGCGTTTGCGGGTGGTCGAGGGTGGCGGCGGCCGCGTCAGCCGATCGTGCGCGTGAACCACGCGAAGGCTCCGAGGCCACCCGGATGCGTGGCCGTCGCGAGCGCCGAGCGGGCCGCGAGGCGAGCGAGGTAGACGGGTGGGTCGCTCGAGGCGAGGGCGAGCGGAACGGGTTCCAGGGCCAGCTCGCCGAACAGTTCGAGCAGTACGTCGCGCTGGGTGCGCACGTCGTCGACATCGAGGGAATCGAGCGCGACGTGCGCCGTCACGTCGCACGAACCGTCGGGAACGGGCGCGCACTCGCTGCCGTCACGGAAGCCGGTGAGGGTGCCGAACGGCGGCCGCGTACCGCTCGTGGACGCGTAGTCGATTCCGACCACGACGCTGCCAGCCGCGGCATGACGCGTCACCTCCGCGACGAGCGCCGTCCAGGCCGCATCACGCGTCATGCCGATCTCGACGCGCTCGCCGGGTTCGCGACGGCTGGCGTTATCGCGGCCATCGGCCGGAGGTAGGGCGTCGTCAAGCACGGGGTGGGGCGGTGGATCGTCGGGGGCATCGATCGTGGGCTGGGCCGCCGACGAATGTGGACGAAGATCGCCGACGTGGACAGGCATCGCCGTTGGGGCATGACGGGCGGCCCACCGGGCGGCGTCGGGAGGGAGTGGGGCACCTAGCGTCTCGTCCCCGTCGAGCGTGACGAGTACCTCGCGCAGGACACCGTCGTCGTCAGCCTCCGCGATGTCGCACGGCACGACGTCGAGCCACTCGTGCGCGACGACGAACGCCCGACGACCTGCGATGACGTCGAGCGACGGAATCGACGCCCCTCCCGCAGAACGCACCCAGGCGATGCGGCTGCTGAGTTCGGGCGGACGCTCGACGACGTCAACGCCCACGAGGTCGACGTCATCGACGAACCGGCTGACGGTGTCGAGCAGTTCGCCACGGCCGCAGGCGAAGTCGACGACAACGTCCGCGTCGATGCGTTCGGCCATGGCGACGATCGCCTGCGCGAGCACCTCATCGACGCCGGGAATGCCCTGCGCGCTCGTCGCAAAATGGCCCCCGGGGCCCTCGTCACGTCGATAGAAACCGTCACGGCCGTAGAGCGCGGCCTGCCAGGCGTCGCGCCACGGCACCGCGTGGCTCACCGGCATGTCGGAGTTCTCGAACTGCTGCGTCACGTCGCGACTCTACGTCGCGCCCACGCGTCGACCGCCCATGTGCCGACCATGACAGCGGCAGAATGGGGCCATGCCCTTCCTCTCGCTCGACGCCGACCTGCCGCCGGCGCGACGCGTCATCATCGCGGGGCCGTCGGGCAGCGGCAAGACGACGGCGTGTGCGCTCGTCAGCGATCGGATCGGGGTGCCGCATCATGAGATAGACGCGCTGTTCCACGGCCCCGGGTGGCAACCGCGCCCGCAGTTTCATGACGACGTCGCGCGGTTCGTCGCGACCGAGGCGTGGGTCACCGAGTGGCAATACAGCGAGGTGCGTGGCCTGCTCGCCGAGCGCGCCGAACTGCTCATCTGGCTCGATCTGCCGCGCGGCACCGTGACGCGGCAGGTCGTCAGCCGGACGCTGCGGCGACGTCTGTTTCGCCAAGAACTGTGGAACGGGAACACCGAAGGCCCGCTGCGCACCTTCTTCACCGACCCCGAGCACATCGTGCGCTGGTCGTGGCAGGGCCACGCGCGCTACCGGGGGCTCATCGGCGACGTCGCAGCTCGACGACCTCAGCTGCCGATCGTCCGCGTTTGTTCGCGACGTGAGCTGACGCATCTGATCGAGCGACTGCCCCGCGCCTGAGCGCCGGCAGCGCATCGAAACGAGTCGCCCGCACTGACGGCCCGACGTGCGACGCCGCGTCCCGTCGAGCGGCCCGAAACGCACGCATCGAGCGCCGGGCGCCCCCGTCGAGTGACCAACGCGCATCCCTCACCGAGCACACGGCCCCGCAGTGATTCGAGGACCTCGCGGACGGGAGTAGCGTTGGGCGGGTGACTTTCGAGCAGCCGACCCCGCTCCCGGGTGCGCCGAGCCTGCGCGTCGGCGTCATCGGTGCGGGGCGAGTCGGTGCGGTGCTGGGGGCGGCGTTGCGCAAGGCGGGGCATGACGTCGTCGCCGTCAGCGGTGTGTCCGAGGCGAGCCGCGAGAGGGCTGAGGCGCTGCTGCCCGGAGTCTCCGTCCAGCAGCCGGCCGGCGTCGCAGCGGCCGCCGATCTCGTCCTGCTCACCGTGCCCGACGACGAACTCGCCGCTCTGGTCCACGGCCTCGACTTCCCCGGCACACTCGGCCCACGCATCGTCGTCCACACGAGCGGCGCGCAGGGCATCGGCGTGCTCGCGCCCGTCGTCGAGGCCGGCGGGGTGCCGCTCGCGATCCACCCGGCGATGACGTTCAGCGGCACCGCGGTCGACCTGACGCGCCTCGCCGGCTGCCCGTTCGCCGTCACGGCGATGCCCGACCACCGCATGGTCGCCGACGCGCTCGTGCTCGACATGGGCGGCGAGCCGTTCACCGTCGACGAGGCCGATCGCACGCAGTACCACGCGGCGCTCGCGCACGGCTCGAACCACCTCGTCACCCTCGTCGCGCAGGCCGGCGAGCTGCTGCGCCGCATCGACGTCGACGACCCGGGCCGCCTGCTGCGTCCGCTGCTCGAGGCCGCGCTCGACAACGCCCTCGAACGCGGCGACAAGGCGCTGACGGGCCCCGTCGCGCGCGGCGACGCGGGCACGTTGACGCGTCACCTCGACATGC
This region of Dermacoccus nishinomiyaensis genomic DNA includes:
- a CDS encoding NADH-quinone oxidoreductase subunit D, producing the protein MSSPASSPRELTVGMGAGGLATSDMVLNIGPQHPATHGVLRLRITLDGERITKCEPIVGYMHRGAEKLFEVRDYRQILVLANRHDWLSAFSSEIGVALAVEKMLGMEVPERATWTRTLLSELNRVLNHLMFLGSYPLELGAITPMFYVFREREELQGVMEEIAGGRLHYMFNRVGGLRDDIPAGWLDRAAAAVSLVRSRMPEIESFIVGNPILNARTKGVGVVSREMVEQYGITGPIARASGVDVDLRRDDPYLAYGELFAPGGPGRVITRSEGDSLARLEVLLDQTHVSLDLADACIEVLQSLPPGPVNVKLPKVLKVPEGDGYVATENPLGFNGYYIVSRGEKTPWRLKLRSASFNNMACLGEVMRGQLLADMVAILGSMFFVVGDIDK
- a CDS encoding EamA family transporter, which translates into the protein MAPSQIAHDIEPIPVATRRRAGRSGAMSHTSMGLIIAIVSCAAFGTSGSFAKALLGSGWTPVTAVAARISIAALALAIPTAMALSGRWHVLRDNIKPIVLYGIFGVAGCQLFYFNAVTHVSVGVALLIEYLAPMLLVGWAWARYGRTPRRLTIAGTAAAIVGLLFVLDVFNGFSVDPIGIAWALGAALCLTVYFVIAGDEESELPPIALAGGGMSVGAVILLAMCALGVQPVSVSTADVTFAGSQMPFWVPVLGLALIAAALAYATGIYAARALGTTVASFISLLEVLFAVAFAWMFVGEAPTLVQVFGGAFIVGGVVLVRLDESRHAESFGPVVAAEHDAEIERWLDEVRPTRDEECVTR
- a CDS encoding CGNR zinc finger domain-containing protein; the encoded protein is MPFGHDTEDGLLSVAALVNTATPDDTLTEIADLDAFVESWGYTGTHERTHAELDEVRALRPRFLEAWSLSRDELVAFVNEVMLQYRALPQLVRHDEWDYHLHATPSDAPLASRMAVDAVMAFVDVIRADELDRLKMCAGDCGGVLVDLSKNRSRRYCDRGCGNRANVAAYRARKAAESVS
- a CDS encoding SAM-dependent methyltransferase gives rise to the protein MTQQFENSDMPVSHAVPWRDAWQAALYGRDGFYRRDEGPGGHFATSAQGIPGVDEVLAQAIVAMAERIDADVVVDFACGRGELLDTVSRFVDDVDLVGVDVVERPPELSSRIAWVRSAGGASIPSLDVIAGRRAFVVAHEWLDVVPCDIAEADDDGVLREVLVTLDGDETLGAPLPPDAARWAARHAPTAMPVHVGDLRPHSSAAQPTIDAPDDPPPHPVLDDALPPADGRDNASRREPGERVEIGMTRDAAWTALVAEVTRHAAAGSVVVGIDYASTSGTRPPFGTLTGFRDGSECAPVPDGSCDVTAHVALDSLDVDDVRTQRDVLLELFGELALEPVPLALASSDPPVYLARLAARSALATATHPGGLGAFAWFTRTIG
- a CDS encoding P-loop NTPase family protein, producing MPFLSLDADLPPARRVIIAGPSGSGKTTACALVSDRIGVPHHEIDALFHGPGWQPRPQFHDDVARFVATEAWVTEWQYSEVRGLLAERAELLIWLDLPRGTVTRQVVSRTLRRRLFRQELWNGNTEGPLRTFFTDPEHIVRWSWQGHARYRGLIGDVAARRPQLPIVRVCSRRELTHLIERLPRA
- a CDS encoding Rossmann-like and DUF2520 domain-containing protein, producing MTFEQPTPLPGAPSLRVGVIGAGRVGAVLGAALRKAGHDVVAVSGVSEASRERAEALLPGVSVQQPAGVAAAADLVLLTVPDDELAALVHGLDFPGTLGPRIVVHTSGAQGIGVLAPVVEAGGVPLAIHPAMTFSGTAVDLTRLAGCPFAVTAMPDHRMVADALVLDMGGEPFTVDEADRTQYHAALAHGSNHLVTLVAQAGELLRRIDVDDPGRLLRPLLEAALDNALERGDKALTGPVARGDAGTLTRHLDMLEALAHTGVALDIPPTYRALALATAQRSSARGALTPMQIDAVLTALEGRGGPPDQGGVGPEPPTP